The following proteins come from a genomic window of Trifolium pratense cultivar HEN17-A07 linkage group LG4, ARS_RC_1.1, whole genome shotgun sequence:
- the LOC123920480 gene encoding uncharacterized protein LOC123920480: protein MLCRRWEEEEYIAKCIKNKANRNTDEANRACVHSGGSKSAGTLRLEFIQQFGRPPTFMEMNDMMHRYADSGEWTGARAQEVSRLTQIWVEEYNASQLRLPPHRRDNEDVRRNKMSLAFVKNAGGPTRGRKFAAGCTSSLYASDPTGLRDVTYTSSSSSSTGRSRPTQREETDDEYEARMRATYREEFRDEFEASFDDRVDVRVQHILQEFFAQQRAPAGGGVGSSSQASARQNQNAGEQEYRPDLSSMVNLNQLPEYREGDPVLSMSIEDMSQMLNEPVHLQFFDPTGQTSGSSSDGSGRNNQQTAFTEYQRSLNPQQDFIIPHPNQPQGNFFPNQAPINFVHRPVARPPLRTSLPGVVIHEGGRGRGRGRGRSRQPTDTGKGKRPLYQPPDQR, encoded by the exons ATGCTCTGCCGCAGATGGGAAGAGGAAGAGTATATTGCAAAGTGTATAAAGAACAAAGCCAACAGAAATACTGATGAAGCCAATCGTGCGTGCGTACACTCTGGAGGGTCTAAATCTGCCGGAACGCTTCGTCTTGAGTTCATCCAACAATTTGGTCGTCCACCCACCTTTATGGAGATGAATGACATGATGCACCGGTATGCAGATTCCGGTGAGTGGACGGGGGCAAGGGCGCAAGAAGTGTCG agGTTGACGCAAATTTGGGTTGAAGAATATAATGCAAGCCAACTACGACTACCACCTCATAGGCGAGATAATGAGGATGTTCGTCGAAACAAGATGTCGTTGGCTTTTGTTAAGAATGCTGGTGGTCCGACTCGAGGTCGCAAATTCGCTGCTGGGTGTACATCTTCTCTATATGCAAGTGACCCAACTGGTTTGAGAGATGTCACTtacacatcttcatcttcatcgagTACAGGACGCTCTCGTCCAACTCAAAGAGAGGAAACCGATGATGAGTATGAAGCGCGAATGAGGGCCACGTATAGAGAAGAATTCCGCGATGAGTTCGAAGCATCATTTGATGACCGGGTGGACGTACGGGTCCAACATATATTGCAGGAATTCTTTGCGCAGCAGAGGGCGCCGGCGGGGGGGGGGgttggatcatcatctcaggcttcggcacgacaaaatcaaaatgccggTGAACAAGAATATCGACCGGATTTGAGTAGCATGGTTAATTTGAATCAGCTGCCGGAGTACCGAGAGGGTGATCCAGTACTGAGTATGAGCATAGAGGATATGAGTCAGATGCTTAATGAACCAgttcatttacaattttttgatcctactgggcaaacaagtggaagcagtagtgacggaagcggtagaaataatcaacaaactgcTTTCACCGAATACCAGAGATCATTAAATCCACAACAAGACTTCATAATCCCACATCCAAATCAACCCCAAGGCAACTTCTTCCCAAATCAAGCCCCAATTAACTTCGTTCATAGGCCTGTGGCACGACCTCCTTTGCGAACGTCACTCCCCGGAGTCGTAATACACGAGGGAGGTAGAGGCCGAGGCCGAGGCCGAGGAAGGTCGCGTCAGCCAACAGACACTGGCAAGGGGAAGCGACCACTATATCAGCCGCCTGACCAACGttga